In a genomic window of Quercus lobata isolate SW786 chromosome 4, ValleyOak3.0 Primary Assembly, whole genome shotgun sequence:
- the LOC115984804 gene encoding uncharacterized protein LOC115984804: MRKEMDELRSTIKEKTDQSVDKMVRATDSPFTAAVLDCPVPSKFRLPQLEPFDGLKDPQDHLNTFKTTLGLQQPLDEILCRSFPTTLKGAAREWFTKLPNSSIDNFDQLSSAFLRHFIGGQRPRRPVDYLLTIRQGEKETLRSYVKRFTRETLEVDEADDKVQLTTFKAGLRSRDLVASLTKNPPKTMAEMLLKAQKS, from the coding sequence atgaggaaagagatggacgaactaaggAGCACTATCAAAGAAAAGACGGACCAGAGTGTAGACAAAATGGTAAGGGCTACAGATTCGCCCTTCACTGCAGCAGTACTTGATTGCCCCGTGCCGTCAAAGTTTCGCCTGCCTCAATTAGAGCCATTCGACGGACTCAAGGACCCTCaggatcatcttaatacctttaaaACGACTCTGGGTCTCCAGCAGCCACTTGACGAGATATTGTGTCGTTCCTTCCCTacgactctcaaaggagctgcaagagaGTGGTTTACTAAGTTACCAAACTCGTCCATAGACAACTTCGATCAGTTGAGTAGTGCTTTTTTGCGCCACTTCATAGGGGGACAACGCCCAAGGAGACCAGTAGATTATTTACTCACCATAAGACAGGGAGAGAAGGAGACTCTAAGGTCATATGTCAAGCGATTCACCCGGGAAACTCTGGAAGtggacgaagctgatgacaaggtgcagctgacgaccttcaaagcagggTTGAGATCCAGAGACCTTGTGGCCTCTCTTACAAAAAACCCCCCGAAGACAATGGCTGAGATGCTCCTGAAGGCACAAAAGTCATGA